Proteins from a single region of Pseudomonas quebecensis:
- a CDS encoding O-antigen ligase family protein, with protein sequence MTLSVQRRGSIFLVLAVCLLVVGICTPFGGHDLQRVMQIAIGFCAVLYGISVTPTEPWVDRQTALGLSVIVGLGVTSSLLAHQPLWALTEVALFVSCAAIALAFASLRRHGGEPLDRALLLIVVLLCLIKTFQYLYAGVLAFASGGPTLNPDLLLSSFSNKRFYGQFQTLTLPLLALPLLLPTVSRSLRGMAFALLCAWWLIAISGGTRGTWLGMGVAGMVLALLGPWGRRWLGWQLAAMLGGLWVYWLLFTVLATYLGIETSNDASERLTTSLSGRGPIWWQGWQMVAERPWLGFGPMHFADIANKVAAHPHQAVLQWASEWGVLSTLCVAVLAGRSGWATVAVLRERARSSERADLLRLCLFAALVGALTQSMVDGVLVMPNSQVWLALVVGWLMALHRWRTPATATWPLAWTVWKVLSVLAIALLVHVALRDVPHIKQAQRQYLDATGSYLQPRFWAQGVIAR encoded by the coding sequence ATGACATTATCCGTACAGCGGCGCGGCAGTATTTTCCTGGTGCTGGCTGTGTGCCTATTGGTGGTGGGTATTTGCACGCCGTTCGGTGGGCACGATCTACAGCGGGTCATGCAGATTGCCATCGGGTTCTGCGCGGTGCTGTACGGTATTTCGGTGACGCCCACTGAACCCTGGGTGGATCGCCAGACGGCGTTGGGCCTGTCGGTAATCGTGGGCTTGGGCGTGACGTCTTCGCTGCTGGCCCATCAGCCGCTCTGGGCGCTGACCGAAGTGGCACTGTTCGTCAGCTGCGCAGCCATCGCGCTGGCCTTTGCATCGCTGCGCCGTCATGGCGGTGAGCCTTTGGATCGGGCGCTGCTGCTGATCGTTGTGCTGCTGTGCCTGATCAAAACGTTTCAGTACCTGTACGCCGGCGTGCTTGCGTTCGCCAGCGGCGGGCCCACGTTGAACCCGGACCTGCTGTTGTCGAGTTTTTCCAATAAGCGTTTCTACGGTCAGTTCCAGACACTCACGCTGCCGTTGCTGGCGCTTCCTCTGCTGTTACCCACCGTTTCTCGCTCACTGCGGGGGATGGCCTTTGCGTTGCTGTGCGCCTGGTGGTTGATTGCGATCAGCGGCGGTACACGCGGCACCTGGCTGGGCATGGGGGTGGCGGGAATGGTACTGGCGCTGCTCGGTCCGTGGGGGCGGCGATGGTTGGGTTGGCAGTTGGCCGCAATGCTGGGCGGCTTGTGGGTTTACTGGCTGCTGTTCACGGTGCTGGCGACCTACCTGGGGATCGAGACGTCCAATGACGCCAGCGAGCGCCTCACCACTTCACTGTCGGGGCGCGGCCCGATCTGGTGGCAGGGTTGGCAGATGGTCGCCGAGCGGCCGTGGCTGGGGTTCGGCCCGATGCATTTTGCCGATATTGCCAACAAGGTTGCCGCCCATCCGCATCAGGCTGTATTGCAGTGGGCCAGTGAGTGGGGTGTGCTTTCGACGTTGTGCGTGGCGGTTTTGGCAGGACGCAGTGGCTGGGCCACGGTTGCTGTGTTGCGTGAGCGCGCGCGCTCAAGTGAACGCGCGGACCTGCTGCGCTTATGCCTGTTTGCGGCGTTGGTGGGTGCCCTGACGCAGTCCATGGTCGACGGTGTGCTGGTGATGCCCAATTCCCAGGTCTGGCTTGCGCTGGTCGTGGGGTGGCTGATGGCGTTGCATCGTTGGCGAACACCTGCAACGGCGACTTGGCCGTTGGCCTGGACGGTGTGGAAAGTGTTGAGTGTATTGGCGATCGCGTTGCTGGTGCATGTCGCGCTGCGCGATGTGCCCCACATCAAGCAGGCCCAGCGGCAGTACCTCGACGCCACGGGCAGTTACCTGCAGCCTCGCTTCTGGGCGCAGGGTGTCATCGCCCGCTGA
- a CDS encoding pilin: MRQKGFTLIELLIVVAIIGILATIGLPMYTTHQAKAKFTAGLAEITALKAGYEDTLNQGTAPTVALIGGTSPTANCKIDVTGDVATGAGGISCEILDAPAPVLGKTISLTRNATSGWTCTTTAEAKYVAKGCAAGGA, encoded by the coding sequence ATGCGTCAGAAAGGCTTTACTTTGATCGAGTTGTTAATCGTCGTGGCAATCATCGGCATCCTGGCCACCATTGGCCTGCCCATGTACACCACCCATCAGGCCAAGGCCAAGTTCACTGCCGGCCTGGCGGAAATCACTGCGTTAAAGGCTGGGTACGAAGACACGCTCAATCAGGGCACGGCCCCTACCGTGGCCTTGATCGGTGGCACCAGTCCTACCGCCAACTGCAAGATCGACGTGACCGGCGACGTTGCCACCGGCGCAGGTGGCATCAGCTGCGAAATCCTCGACGCGCCGGCGCCGGTCCTGGGCAAGACCATCAGCCTGACCCGCAACGCTACCAGCGGCTGGACCTGCACCACTACTGCCGAGGCCAAATACGTCGCCAAGGGCTGCGCCGCCGGCGGCGCGTGA
- a CDS encoding type II secretion system F family protein — MNNASTTYTWEGTTRKGRRVCGQSTAHSPALVKAQLRLQGIRPSRVRRKALLLPSFAVPINTADIALLTRQLATLLKAGIALLQALDLISEGVENRAVRELLQALKQQIAAGTSLADALGRHPRYFDELYCNLVAAGEQAGALETLLERVAVHLEKSEQLKARIKKAMTYPIAVLAVAGVVTVVLLVQVVPQFQGLFAGVGSQLPDFTLAVIALSEFMRQAWWLVALGLGAGCMGLRRAHRTSSRFRYWLDAGLLKMPLAGKLLQKSAVARYARTLSTTFAAGVPLVQALDSVAGAVGSRPFKQAIEHMRRDVSTGMQLNRAMASSGLFPGMAIQMTAIGEESGTLDLMLEKVASHYEAEVDNQVDNLTSLMEPLIMVVLGGIVGALVIAMYLPVFQLGSAF, encoded by the coding sequence ATGAACAACGCTTCGACGACTTACACCTGGGAAGGCACCACGCGCAAAGGGCGCAGGGTGTGCGGGCAAAGCACCGCGCACAGTCCGGCCCTGGTCAAGGCGCAACTGCGCCTGCAAGGCATTCGCCCCAGCCGTGTGCGCAGGAAAGCCCTGCTGCTGCCAAGTTTTGCGGTGCCGATCAACACCGCCGACATCGCCCTGTTAACCCGTCAACTGGCCACATTGCTCAAGGCTGGTATTGCCTTGCTGCAAGCCCTCGACCTGATCAGCGAAGGTGTCGAAAACCGGGCCGTGCGTGAACTGCTGCAAGCGCTGAAACAGCAGATCGCCGCCGGCACCAGCCTGGCTGACGCATTGGGCAGGCATCCGCGGTATTTCGATGAGCTGTACTGCAACCTGGTAGCGGCCGGCGAACAGGCCGGCGCGCTTGAAACCCTGCTGGAGCGCGTAGCGGTTCATCTGGAAAAAAGCGAGCAGCTCAAAGCCAGGATCAAGAAAGCCATGACGTATCCCATCGCCGTACTGGCGGTGGCCGGGGTGGTTACCGTTGTGCTGCTGGTGCAGGTGGTGCCGCAGTTCCAGGGCCTGTTCGCTGGCGTCGGCAGTCAGTTGCCGGACTTTACCCTGGCCGTCATCGCCCTGTCGGAATTCATGCGACAAGCCTGGTGGCTCGTCGCATTGGGGCTTGGCGCGGGGTGCATGGGGCTACGCCGGGCGCATCGAACGTCTTCACGCTTTCGCTACTGGCTGGATGCGGGTTTGTTGAAAATGCCGCTGGCAGGCAAACTGCTGCAGAAATCGGCCGTGGCCCGCTACGCCCGCACGCTCTCAACCACATTCGCGGCGGGGGTTCCGCTGGTGCAGGCCTTGGATTCCGTGGCCGGCGCCGTCGGTTCCAGGCCATTCAAACAGGCAATCGAACATATGCGTCGCGATGTATCCACAGGCATGCAACTGAACCGCGCCATGGCCTCCAGCGGCTTGTTTCCCGGCATGGCGATCCAGATGACCGCCATCGGTGAAGAGTCCGGCACGCTGGACTTGATGCTGGAGAAGGTCGCCAGCCACTATGAGGCCGAGGTAGACAATCAGGTCGATAACCTGACCAGTCTGATGGAGCCGCTGATCATGGTGGTACTGGGAGGCATTGTCGGCGCGCTGGTCATCGCCATGTACTTGCCGGTCTTCCAATTGGGGAGCGCATTTTGA
- a CDS encoding prepilin peptidase — protein sequence MSQLLSESPWLFVALTALLGLIVGSFLNVLVWRLPKMLAREWRAQAHEVLGFPAEAAGPTYNLIHPNSCCPHCEQPIRPWNNIPLLSYLLLGGRCAHCKGTISARYPFTELACGVLSALVAWHFGFGWQAAAVMLLTWGLLAMSLIDADHQLLPDVLVLPLLWLGLIVNNFALLVPLSDAVWGAVVGYMSLWSVFWLFKLITGKDGMGHGDFKLLALLGAWGGWQIVPMTLFVASLVGVFAGLTLMRLRKAQVSTPMPFGPYLAIAGWIASLWGGQITDFYLQSVGFQ from the coding sequence TTGAGTCAGCTGTTGAGTGAATCCCCCTGGCTGTTTGTGGCGCTGACGGCTTTGCTGGGGCTGATCGTCGGCAGCTTTCTCAATGTGCTGGTGTGGCGCCTGCCGAAGATGCTTGCACGGGAGTGGCGTGCCCAGGCCCACGAAGTGCTGGGTTTTCCTGCCGAAGCAGCGGGGCCGACCTATAACCTGATACACCCCAATTCCTGCTGCCCCCATTGCGAGCAGCCGATCCGCCCCTGGAACAATATCCCGCTGCTCAGCTACCTGCTCCTCGGGGGCCGGTGCGCCCACTGCAAAGGAACCATCAGCGCTCGTTACCCCTTCACCGAACTCGCCTGCGGGGTGCTGTCGGCGCTGGTGGCCTGGCATTTTGGTTTTGGCTGGCAAGCCGCAGCGGTGATGCTGCTGACCTGGGGCCTGCTGGCGATGAGCCTGATCGATGCCGACCATCAGTTGCTGCCGGATGTGCTGGTGCTGCCGCTTCTTTGGCTGGGTCTGATCGTCAACAATTTCGCATTGCTGGTGCCGTTGTCCGACGCGGTATGGGGCGCGGTGGTCGGGTACATGAGCCTGTGGTCGGTGTTCTGGCTGTTCAAGCTGATCACAGGCAAGGACGGCATGGGTCACGGCGACTTCAAGTTACTGGCTCTGCTTGGGGCCTGGGGTGGCTGGCAAATCGTGCCGATGACGCTATTTGTGGCGTCATTGGTCGGCGTGTTTGCCGGGCTGACCCTGATGCGTCTGCGCAAGGCCCAGGTATCCACACCCATGCCGTTTGGACCCTATTTGGCGATTGCCGGCTGGATTGCGTCGCTCTGGGGTGGTCAAATAACCGACTTCTATTTGCAGTCTGTCGGTTTCCAATGA
- the coaE gene encoding dephospho-CoA kinase (Dephospho-CoA kinase (CoaE) performs the final step in coenzyme A biosynthesis.): MSPSSVPTPWILGLTGGIGSGKSAAAQHFVDLGIDMVDADHAARWVVEPGRPALARIAEHFGDGVLLPDGRLDRAALRKLIFEVPEERRWLEALLHPLIGEEIRSHLAQARSPYAILVSPLLIESGQYSMTQRILVIDVPQSLQIQRTLQRDGISEQQVQAILKAQSSREDRLNHADDVLVNDRDLAWLHDEVERLHHFYLTLRGGRS; this comes from the coding sequence ATGAGTCCTTCTTCTGTTCCAACTCCGTGGATACTCGGCCTGACCGGTGGCATCGGCAGCGGTAAAAGCGCGGCGGCTCAGCACTTTGTCGATCTGGGCATCGATATGGTGGATGCCGACCACGCCGCACGTTGGGTGGTCGAACCAGGGCGTCCTGCACTGGCACGCATCGCTGAACACTTTGGCGACGGCGTGCTGTTGCCGGATGGTCGGTTGGACCGTGCCGCCCTGCGCAAGCTGATCTTTGAAGTCCCTGAGGAACGCCGCTGGCTGGAAGCCCTTCTGCACCCGCTGATTGGCGAAGAAATTCGCAGCCATCTGGCGCAGGCGCGCTCGCCCTACGCGATTCTGGTGTCACCGTTGCTGATCGAATCAGGCCAGTACAGCATGACCCAGCGCATCCTGGTGATCGACGTGCCGCAATCACTGCAGATTCAGCGTACCCTGCAGCGCGACGGCATCAGCGAACAGCAGGTGCAGGCCATTCTCAAGGCCCAGTCCAGCCGCGAAGACCGCCTGAACCATGCCGACGACGTGCTGGTCAATGACAGAGACCTCGCCTGGCTGCACGACGAGGTCGAGCGACTGCACCACTTTTACCTTACTTTGCGTGGAGGCCGATCATGA
- the yacG gene encoding DNA gyrase inhibitor YacG, which produces MSQPLTVDCPTCGAPVEWKATNPNRPFCSDRCKLIDLGAWASEEHKIPVAPDAEDELFSEDLPPRH; this is translated from the coding sequence ATGAGCCAACCCTTGACCGTCGACTGTCCAACCTGCGGCGCACCCGTAGAATGGAAAGCGACCAACCCCAACCGGCCGTTCTGCTCGGACCGTTGCAAGCTGATCGACCTGGGCGCCTGGGCCAGCGAAGAGCACAAGATCCCGGTGGCCCCGGACGCCGAAGACGAATTATTTTCCGAAGACCTGCCACCCCGCCACTAA
- a CDS encoding energy-coupling factor ABC transporter permease — MIGAAVLAPQTLAVGWLLFAPVVAWAVLRSPWVELLADRRRQHLLFGTVFALFMLWLVRRDFDTGVSYHFIGMTAVTLLLDWPLAIVGGVAAQSGLVLLGRQDLAAIGVNGLLLMVLPVLITEGVALRVERAQPRNPFVYIFCSGFLAAALSALACLLLGLGLLWFDGLFAMPEWLEDFIGYLWLIIFPEAFINGMVVSALVVFCPEWLETFNRTRYLSAPWKDDDSLR; from the coding sequence ATGATCGGCGCCGCGGTGCTGGCACCGCAGACCCTCGCTGTCGGTTGGCTGTTGTTTGCGCCAGTGGTGGCATGGGCGGTACTGCGCTCGCCGTGGGTCGAGTTGTTGGCCGACCGACGGCGTCAGCATTTGTTGTTCGGGACGGTGTTCGCGCTGTTCATGTTGTGGCTGGTTCGGCGCGATTTCGACACCGGGGTTTCCTACCACTTCATCGGCATGACGGCTGTGACGCTGCTGCTGGACTGGCCACTGGCGATTGTCGGCGGTGTTGCCGCGCAATCGGGCCTGGTACTGCTCGGGCGCCAGGACCTGGCCGCAATCGGCGTCAATGGCCTGCTGTTGATGGTGCTGCCGGTACTGATCACAGAAGGCGTCGCGTTAAGGGTGGAGCGTGCGCAGCCACGCAATCCCTTTGTGTACATCTTCTGTTCCGGTTTTCTGGCTGCTGCGCTCTCGGCGTTGGCGTGCCTGCTGCTGGGGCTGGGGTTGCTGTGGTTCGATGGGCTTTTCGCCATGCCGGAATGGTTGGAGGACTTCATTGGTTATCTGTGGCTGATCATCTTTCCGGAAGCCTTTATCAACGGCATGGTCGTCAGTGCGCTGGTGGTGTTTTGTCCGGAATGGCTGGAGACGTTCAATCGCACACGCTACCTCTCAGCGCCCTGGAAGGACGACGATTCGCTGCGTTGA
- a CDS encoding DUF1780 domain-containing protein, with product MDDSDYLRLLTVAAEQANAFLSNARKWERERWVCQRLLQGLNVPYRAEEFHPAGQEPPDVLFRDASFEVFFVLDEGRRLNDEWRDELLRRRSAFSLSQLVRREVKPRRIPAHEFLMRLAPTLRKKAHNYKERGMDLSELDLVAFASLKREVLDLNSHFPPPTEYLRQGWRSLSLVGPTFARVLFAHPDAPDFLRNNLGRSIVFDVGISL from the coding sequence ATGGATGACTCAGATTACTTGCGCCTGCTCACCGTAGCGGCCGAACAAGCCAATGCGTTCCTATCCAATGCCCGCAAATGGGAGCGTGAGCGTTGGGTATGCCAGCGCCTGCTGCAAGGCCTGAATGTGCCCTACCGCGCCGAGGAGTTTCACCCTGCAGGGCAAGAGCCGCCGGACGTGTTGTTTCGCGATGCCAGCTTCGAGGTGTTTTTCGTGCTGGATGAGGGCCGACGACTGAACGACGAATGGCGCGATGAGTTGCTACGTCGACGCAGCGCGTTTTCCCTGAGTCAGCTGGTACGTCGCGAGGTCAAGCCGCGCCGCATTCCGGCGCATGAATTCCTGATGCGCCTGGCGCCTACGTTGCGCAAGAAGGCACATAACTACAAAGAACGCGGGATGGACCTGAGCGAACTGGATCTTGTCGCCTTCGCGAGCCTCAAACGTGAGGTGCTCGACCTCAACAGTCACTTCCCACCGCCAACCGAGTACCTGCGCCAGGGCTGGCGCTCGCTGTCGCTGGTGGGGCCGACGTTTGCCAGGGTGTTGTTCGCCCATCCGGACGCGCCGGATTTCTTGCGCAACAACCTGGGCCGCAGCATAGTGTTCGACGTGGGCATCAGCCTCTGA
- a CDS encoding DUF3094 family protein codes for MTSRLKPEDQQRVEEYLQLSQNRVERKPFRPWLLLCVVLVAVIGLGLLSRLLSYLTL; via the coding sequence ATGACCAGCCGCCTGAAACCCGAAGACCAACAGCGTGTCGAAGAGTACCTGCAACTCTCCCAGAACAGAGTCGAGCGCAAGCCTTTCAGGCCCTGGCTGCTCCTTTGTGTGGTGCTGGTGGCCGTGATCGGGCTTGGTCTGCTGAGCCGCCTGTTGAGTTACCTCACGCTATGA
- a CDS encoding NAD(P)/FAD-dependent oxidoreductase, translating to MTHRIIIVGGGAGGLELATRLGKTLGKRGTASITLVDTNLTHIWKPLLHEVAAGSLNSSEDELNYVAQAKWNHFEFQLGRMSGLDREQKKIQLAATLDEEGRELVPARVLGYDSLVIAVGSTTNDFGTEGAAQHCLFLDTRKQAERFHQQLLNHYLRAHAGQTDVVEKISVAIVGAGATGVELAAELHNAAHELAAYGLDRIKPENMHITLIEAGPRVLPALPERIGAPVHKTLEKLGVTVLTNSAVSEVTADALITSSGQVIPASLKVWAAGIRAPGFLKDIDGLETNRINQLQVLPTLQTTRDDNIFAFGDCAACPQPGTDRNVPPRAQAAHQQASLLAKSLKLRIEGKALPSYKYTDYGSLISLSRFSAVGNLMGNLTGSVMLEGWLARMFYVSLYRMHQMALYGVFRTAMLMLGSRIGRGTEPRLKLH from the coding sequence ATGACCCATCGTATTATTATCGTCGGCGGCGGCGCCGGCGGCCTGGAGTTGGCTACCCGCCTGGGTAAGACTCTGGGCAAGCGCGGCACCGCCAGCATCACGCTGGTCGACACCAACCTGACCCATATCTGGAAACCTCTGCTTCATGAGGTGGCTGCCGGATCCTTGAACTCTTCGGAAGACGAACTCAATTATGTCGCCCAGGCGAAATGGAACCACTTCGAGTTCCAGCTGGGGCGCATGAGCGGGCTCGATCGCGAGCAGAAAAAAATCCAACTGGCCGCGACCCTCGACGAGGAAGGCCGCGAACTGGTGCCTGCGCGCGTGCTGGGCTACGACAGCCTGGTGATCGCTGTCGGCAGCACCACCAACGATTTCGGCACCGAGGGCGCAGCACAGCACTGCCTGTTCCTCGATACCCGCAAACAGGCCGAGCGCTTTCACCAGCAATTGCTAAACCACTACCTGCGCGCCCATGCCGGGCAGACTGACGTGGTAGAAAAAATCAGTGTCGCCATCGTCGGCGCCGGCGCGACCGGCGTTGAACTGGCTGCCGAGCTGCATAACGCCGCTCATGAGCTGGCGGCCTATGGGCTGGACCGGATCAAGCCGGAAAACATGCACATCACGCTGATCGAAGCCGGCCCGCGGGTATTGCCCGCCCTGCCGGAACGCATCGGCGCGCCGGTACATAAAACCCTGGAGAAACTGGGGGTGACGGTGCTGACGAATTCGGCGGTCAGCGAAGTGACAGCCGATGCGCTGATCACCAGCAGCGGTCAGGTGATTCCGGCCAGCCTGAAGGTATGGGCCGCCGGTATCCGCGCGCCGGGCTTCCTCAAGGACATCGACGGCCTGGAAACCAACCGCATCAACCAGTTGCAGGTGCTGCCGACGCTGCAAACCACCCGCGACGATAATATTTTCGCCTTTGGTGACTGCGCCGCGTGCCCGCAACCAGGCACCGACCGAAACGTGCCGCCACGCGCCCAGGCCGCGCATCAGCAGGCTTCGCTGTTGGCCAAGTCGCTCAAGCTACGGATCGAAGGCAAGGCGTTGCCGTCGTACAAATACACTGACTACGGGTCGTTAATCTCGCTGTCGCGATTCTCGGCGGTGGGCAACCTGATGGGCAACCTGACTGGCAGTGTCATGCTGGAGGGCTGGCTGGCGCGGATGTTCTACGTGTCGCTGTACCGCATGCACCAGATGGCGTTGTACGGCGTGTTTCGTACGGCAATGCTGATGCTGGGCAGCCGGATTGGACGCGGGACGGAGCCGAGGCTCAAGCTGCACTGA
- the clpB gene encoding ATP-dependent chaperone ClpB — protein MRIDRLTSKLQLALSDSQSLAVGLDHPAIEPAHLMQALLEQQGGSIKPLLMQVGFDVNSLRKELSKELDQLPKIQNPTGDVNMSQDLARLLNQADRLAQQKGDQFISSELVLLAAMDENSKLGKLLLGQGVSKKALENAINNLRGGDAVNDPNHEESRQALDKYTVDLTKRAEDGKLDPVIGRDDEIRRTIQVLQRRTKNNPVLIGEPGVGKTAIAEGLAQRIINGEVPDGLKGKRLLSLDMGALIAGAKFRGEFEERLKSLLNELSKQEGQIILFIDELHTMVGAGKGEGSMDAGNMLKPALARGELHCVGATTLNEYRQYIEKDAALERRFQKVLVEEPSEGDTIAILRGLKERYEVHHKVAITDGAIIAAAKLSHRYITDRQLPDKAIDLIDEAASRIRMEIDSKPEVLDRLDRRLIQLKVESQALKKEEDDAAKKRLEKLQEEIVRLEREYSDLEEIWTSEKAEVQGSAQIQQKIEQSRQELEAARRKGDLNRMAELQYGVIPDLERSLQMVDQHGHSENQLLRSKVTEEEIAEVVSKWTGIPVSKMLEGERDKLMKMESLLHQRVIGQEEAVVAVSNAVRRSRAGLSDPNRPSGSFMFLGPTGVGKTELCKALAEFLFDTEEAMVRIDMSEFMEKHSVARLIGAPPGYVGYEEGGYLTEAVRRKPYSVILLDEVEKAHPDVFNILLQVLEDGRLTDSHGRTVDFRNTVIVMTSNLGSTQIQELVGDREAQRAAVMDALTSHFRPEFINRVDEVVIFEPLARDQIAGITEIQLGRLRGRLAERELSLDLSSEALDKLIAVGYDPVYGARPLKRAIQRWIENPLAQLILSGSFMPGTSVTASVENDEIVFH, from the coding sequence ATGCGTATTGATCGTTTAACCAGCAAATTGCAGTTGGCCTTATCGGACTCTCAATCCTTGGCGGTGGGCCTCGACCACCCGGCCATTGAGCCTGCGCACTTGATGCAGGCGCTCCTGGAACAGCAAGGTGGTTCCATCAAGCCCTTGCTGATGCAGGTGGGCTTTGACGTCAACAGCCTGCGCAAGGAGTTGAGCAAAGAGCTCGACCAACTGCCGAAAATCCAGAACCCGACGGGCGACGTGAACATGTCCCAGGACCTGGCGCGCCTGTTGAACCAGGCCGATCGTCTGGCTCAGCAAAAAGGTGACCAGTTCATCTCCAGTGAACTGGTGCTGCTCGCCGCGATGGATGAGAACAGCAAACTGGGCAAGTTGTTGCTGGGCCAGGGTGTCAGCAAGAAAGCCCTGGAAAATGCCATCAACAACCTGCGCGGCGGCGATGCGGTAAACGACCCTAATCATGAGGAGTCGCGCCAAGCCCTGGACAAATACACCGTCGACCTGACCAAGCGCGCCGAAGACGGCAAGCTCGACCCGGTGATCGGTCGTGACGACGAAATTCGTCGCACCATCCAGGTCCTGCAGCGTCGCACCAAGAACAACCCGGTGCTGATCGGTGAACCTGGCGTGGGTAAAACCGCGATTGCCGAGGGGCTGGCCCAGCGCATCATCAATGGTGAAGTGCCGGACGGCCTCAAAGGCAAGCGCCTGTTGTCCCTGGACATGGGGGCGCTGATTGCCGGTGCCAAGTTTCGCGGTGAGTTCGAAGAACGCCTCAAATCCCTGCTGAACGAGCTATCCAAGCAGGAAGGGCAGATCATTCTGTTTATCGACGAACTGCACACCATGGTCGGCGCCGGTAAAGGCGAGGGCTCCATGGATGCGGGCAATATGCTCAAGCCGGCATTGGCCCGCGGCGAATTGCACTGCGTGGGCGCCACGACGCTCAACGAGTACCGCCAGTACATAGAAAAGGATGCGGCCCTTGAGCGGCGCTTCCAGAAAGTGCTGGTGGAAGAGCCGAGCGAAGGAGACACGATCGCGATTTTGCGTGGCCTGAAAGAGCGTTATGAGGTTCACCACAAGGTGGCGATTACCGATGGCGCGATTATAGCGGCGGCCAAATTGAGCCATCGCTATATCACGGACCGCCAGTTGCCCGACAAGGCGATTGACTTGATCGACGAAGCGGCCAGCCGTATTCGTATGGAGATCGACTCCAAGCCGGAAGTGCTCGACCGTCTGGATCGGCGCTTGATTCAACTGAAGGTCGAATCCCAGGCCCTCAAGAAGGAAGAGGACGACGCGGCGAAGAAACGCCTGGAAAAACTCCAGGAAGAAATCGTGCGCCTGGAGCGTGAGTACTCGGACCTCGAAGAAATCTGGACCTCGGAGAAAGCCGAAGTGCAGGGCTCTGCGCAGATCCAGCAAAAGATCGAGCAGTCCCGCCAGGAACTGGAAGCGGCGCGCCGTAAAGGCGACCTGAACCGCATGGCCGAGTTGCAGTACGGGGTTATCCCCGACCTGGAGCGCAGCCTGCAGATGGTCGACCAGCATGGCCATAGCGAGAACCAGTTGTTGCGCAGCAAAGTGACCGAGGAAGAAATTGCCGAGGTCGTCTCCAAGTGGACCGGCATTCCTGTGTCGAAGATGCTGGAAGGCGAGCGCGACAAGCTGATGAAAATGGAAAGCCTATTGCATCAGCGCGTTATCGGCCAGGAAGAGGCGGTGGTGGCGGTGTCCAACGCGGTGCGGCGTTCGCGTGCGGGGTTGTCCGACCCGAACCGTCCAAGCGGCTCGTTCATGTTCCTCGGCCCGACCGGTGTGGGTAAGACCGAGCTGTGCAAGGCCCTGGCTGAGTTCCTCTTCGATACCGAAGAGGCCATGGTGCGGATCGATATGTCCGAATTCATGGAGAAGCACTCGGTCGCGCGCTTGATCGGTGCGCCACCAGGCTATGTGGGCTACGAAGAGGGCGGTTACCTGACCGAAGCTGTGCGGCGCAAGCCTTACTCGGTCATCCTGCTGGATGAGGTCGAGAAGGCCCACCCGGATGTGTTCAACATCCTGCTGCAGGTGCTGGAGGATGGCCGTTTGACCGACAGCCATGGGCGTACGGTGGACTTCCGCAACACGGTGATCGTGATGACGTCCAACCTGGGCTCGACACAGATCCAGGAACTGGTCGGCGATCGCGAGGCGCAACGCGCGGCGGTGATGGATGCGTTGACCTCACACTTCCGCCCGGAATTTATCAACCGGGTCGATGAAGTGGTGATCTTCGAGCCCTTGGCGCGGGATCAGATCGCAGGCATCACCGAGATTCAGTTGGGTCGCCTGCGTGGTCGCCTGGCCGAGCGCGAGCTGTCTCTGGACTTGAGCAGCGAAGCGTTGGACAAGCTGATCGCAGTGGGCTACGACCCGGTGTATGGCGCACGGCCTCTGAAACGTGCGATCCAGCGCTGGATCGAAAACCCGCTGGCGCAGTTGATCCTCTCGGGCAGTTTCATGCCGGGAACCAGCGTCACGGCCAGCGTGGAAAACGACGAAATCGTGTTCCACTGA